The genomic DNA CCCTATTTAAGGCCTATGCACACAGCAAGGTCTTCAGAGAACCTAGAGACCAAGGCTCAGAGTCACTCACCTCAGACAGCCCAGCAGCATCTGCAACATCTCAATGGCCTCGCCCTTTTCTCTACTGATGGCCCTGGTGGGGCTCAGCTGCACgtccctctgctctctgggctgtGATCTGCCTCAGACCCATGGCCTGGGTAACAGCAAGGCCCTGAGACTCCTGGCACAAATGAGGAgaatctctcctctctcctgcctgaaGGACAGAAATGACTTCAGATTTCCCCAGGAGGAGTTTGATGGCAACCAGTTGCAGAAGGCTCAAGCCGTCTCTGTCCTCCATGAGATGATCCAGCAGATCTTCAACCTCTTCAGCACGAACGACTCATCTGATGCCTGGGATCAGACCCTCCTGGACAAACTCTGCACTGGACTTTACCAGCAGCT from Microcebus murinus isolate Inina chromosome 12, M.murinus_Inina_mat1.0, whole genome shotgun sequence includes the following:
- the LOC105874212 gene encoding interferon alpha-10-like: MASPFSLLMALVGLSCTSLCSLGCDLPQTHGLGNSKALRLLAQMRRISPLSCLKDRNDFRFPQEEFDGNQLQKAQAVSVLHEMIQQIFNLFSTNDSSDAWDQTLLDKLCTGLYQQLDELEACLLQDVGVEETALMNEDSILAVRKYFQRITLYLKEKKYSPCAWEVVRAEIMKSMSSSTKLQERLRSKE